The segment tttccagagaaaattTGGCCTAAGACCAAATGACAGAATGAAAGCTAAATGGATTGGGCTACCTAAGCCCTGAAGTTTCCAATTTCCCACCCTGTAtgtgagggaggcagggagggaggtgggcTGAGGGGTGTGCATTGTGGTTGCCTCCTTGCTCTGTGAGGCACAGCTTTAGTCCCCGGGGAGGGGGGCAAGGGTGGTGCCTGCTAATttgtgcagggctgtgaggcTTCCCTGgctcctttctgttttctgtatcCCTGAAACTTTGGGATTTggtcccagctcctgggctgtTGGCTAGAGCACACGGTGGCTGTCCTGTTTGGGACAGGTGGCTTGACCATCTTACTTCtatttctgctccagcagaagtGAATTACACTTCATGGGCTTAGTCTGAGGGTGCACCCTGACTCTCTGCAtctcctgcagagcactgaggaAGGAAGTGGCCCTCTGGCACAGATTTTGGGTAGTGCTGGTCCTCTGCCAGCTTGTTCTGCTCCCAGCCATTCCTGTGTATTTTGATGTAAGTTTGCAGTGCAGGATGAGCTGAGAGGGAATGCCTTTGTTAGCAGCGCACTCTCCTGTTTCTACTCTTGAAAGGCAAATTTGGAGAGCCCAGACAGAGCAGCATGGAGTTGCTTCTGTTTGTGGCAAAATAAACCCTGATGGCAAATTTCAGAAAGGCATCTTCCAGACCCAACAACCCCTACCCATAAACTGCTGCATTAACAGCTCCTTCAGCAGGCTCCTCAAGGAGATGCAGCCCGTGGAGAAGggcagggacatccctgggAGAAGGTGGGGCTGTTAGCTCAGGCTAtcttgcagtgctgctggcaccactCACCCAGTTCTGAGTGCTACTGGGAAATCCAACGCTCAGccttcctggtgctgctgctgcagccctggcctgtgccctgctgagctcaggcAGCTATCACAGCCAGAGCAAAGAGCTGGGCTCTATCTgggctgcccacagccaggccctgtgccacaggcagggagtgCCTGCTCTGGAAAGCCACAGGGCAGGAATTTGCTTTAATCCAACGTGTGGTGTTGTTGGGACTTAGCTTTGATGATTGGTGTGAAGGATGttggctcctgccagcaccctctgctcATTCACTGTAGGGAGCTAAAGCAATGCCTAATCTGGCCTGGGCTGCTGAGGCTAAGTTTGGGCAGGAAAGGGAAGTCCACTAAGGGCAAAAATGGATGTGTGGGGCTTTGTACCAGGCATGGTGGGAGCTGAGCCCTAGGCAGCCATCTGCTGCCACTGTCAGCAGTGTTTTCCAAGACAAACTTCTAGGCCTAGCCTTTAGATAAAAGTGAATGCCTTAAGGTCCTGCTCAGGCTGCTTTATTgctatcatcatcatcatcatcatcttcatgaTCTTTTGTCCATCTTCAGCACGAGCAGTATTGGACCagactgcagctccctgcatgAGCAAATGGTCTTCCTTAGGTTTGGTGCTGAGCAGGGGATGGtggctggcagagggaagggtctggctgctcctggcacaggttcAGCGTGGTTCAGCCTCTTCACACTCCCAGCAGAATAGCACTGAAATCGGAGCCACTTTGAATGGTGAGGGGAGAGCCTGCCGTGTTGTCCACAAAAACAGAGGCATACTGCCCAGCCTGTGGGGAGACAGGGGTTAGCAGGGCCAGGACACCTCCCCTGGGAACCAGGCATGGCCTGGCAGAGCCAAGGAgagagctctccctgcacacagcaacCAAGAGatgaggagctgcccctgcccttccttctgggaaaagggcagcacaAAGCCTTTAGGGCAGCCCAGCCACGGTCTGTGCCATGTTGCCctagcagagctctgccctgatTGTCTCTGGGGATGGCGGtcacctgagcacagagctggtgcccagccctgtggaaggcaccttcctgcccagcactgtcccagTGGAGCTGGCCCCACTCACCTGCAGGTAAAGGGTGCCTGTGACAGAGATTGTGAAAAGGTCCCCACTGCTCTCCAGTTGGGATATGCTCTCCAGATGGCTGCAGAAGAGCAAAGGCAGTGGtggggggagcagagccctccttTCCCAGCGATGCTGggctccttccccctctccccggCCCAGTCCTTGCCCTGCCGTACCTgttgtgctggcagcaggactgCACACAGATCAGCACCCGCAGGCGGCTCCCTCGGCATCCCTGCCTCTTTCTCCGCGGCTCCCTGCGCGCTGGGACAGAGCGGGCGGTGAGGCCATCCCAGCCTGCCCCGGCAGGGCCGCGGGGCTGTCGGAGGGCTCACCAATGTGCAGCGTGGTGCTGAAGGTGTAGTATCCTGCAAGGGGGGCTGTGTACTGTCCGCTGGTCAGGTTCAGCCCCGGGCCGCGGTGGAACATCCCCTCCCTCTCAGGCTGGCATAGGGAATGGCTGGAGTTAGAGGAGGAGTCCCGTGCCAGGGCAGGTGCCCCTGCggacagggaaaaggggcaggcTGGGCACTCACAATGtagaacagccccagctcctgccacgTCT is part of the Serinus canaria isolate serCan28SL12 chromosome 9, serCan2020, whole genome shotgun sequence genome and harbors:
- the ERFE gene encoding erythroferrone isoform X2, with the protein product MRLLELCLALLYAAGTGTGTEPPRAAREQPLAPGRGDPGAARVDPRQAWMLLAGSPGRGSGDRGRGGSGALTALSGLGSPGKTTAGAAQAGGTGAGPAAPAVPEELLRELQLLLRGAPALARDSSSNSSHSLCQPEREGMFHRGPGLNLTSGQYTAPLAGYYTFSTTLHIARREPRRKRQGCRGSRLRVLICVQSCCQHNSHLESISQLESSGDLFTISVTGTLYLQAGQYASVFVDNTAGSPLTIQSGSDFSAILLGV